One part of the Vitis riparia cultivar Riparia Gloire de Montpellier isolate 1030 chromosome 15, EGFV_Vit.rip_1.0, whole genome shotgun sequence genome encodes these proteins:
- the LOC117931902 gene encoding 3-phosphoshikimate 1-carboxyvinyltransferase, chloroplastic-like, with protein MARVTSIISGGVQNGPLLPNLSKPNKPTPPFTTPFLRSGPNVFSSSLKHERVVSNSVVSVRAPFRVSASVAATKEKPSTAPEIVLQPIKEISGTITLPGSKSLSNRILLLAALSEGTTVVDNLLNSEDVHYMLGALRTLGLQLEEQSENKRVIVQGCGGQFPVGNGSGDEVPLFLGNAGTAMRPLTAAVTAAGGNARFVKCFIIQLVQANLGITLLQRILGCFFPRHNLFFSFLYISSVKLGL; from the exons CAGAACGGCCCTCTCTTGCCCAATCTCTCCAAGCCTAACAAACCCACTCCTCCATTCACTACTCCCTTCTTGAGATCAGGGCCtaatgttttttcttcttctttgaagCATGAGAGGGTAGTTAGCAATTCGGTTGTTTCTGTTAGGGCCCCGTTTAGGGTTTCGGCCTCTGTCGCCGCCACTAAGGAGAAGCCGTCGACGGCGCCGGAGATTGTCCTGCAACCCATTAAAGAGATCTCCGGCACCATCACGTTGCCGGGTTCCAAATCCCTTTCCAATCGGATTCTGCTTCTTGCTGCTCTCTCTGAG GGAACTACTGTTGTGGACAATTTGTTGAATAGTGAAGATGTCCATTACATGCTCGGAGCActgagaacccttgggctacaATTGGAAGAGcaaagtgaaaataaaagagTTATTGTGCAAGGTTGTGGGGGCCAATTTCCAGTGGGTAATGGATCAGGAGACGAAGTCCCACTTTTCCTAGGAAATGCTGGAACAGCAATGCGTCCATTGACAGCTGCAGTTACAGCTGCTGGTGGAAATGCAAGGTTTGTGAAATGTTTTATCATCCAACTTGTGCAAGCAAACTTAGGGATCACTCTTTTACAAAGAATTTTGGGTTGTTTTTTTCCTAGGCACaaccttttcttctcttttctatatatttcttcTGTTAAGCTTGGACTTTAG
- the LOC117932254 gene encoding 3-phosphoshikimate 1-carboxyvinyltransferase, chloroplastic-like, whose translation MAQVTRIVSGGVQNGPLLPNLSKPHKPTPPFTTPFLRSGPNVSSFSLKHERAVSNSVVSVRAPFRVSASVATKEKPSTAPEIVLQPIKEISGTITLPGSKSLSNRILLLAALSEGTTVVDNLLNSEDVHYMLGALRTLGLQVEEQSENKRVIVQGCGGQFPVGNGSVGEVQLFLRNAGTAMRPLTAAVTAAGGNASF comes from the exons atggcTCAAGTTACCAGAATTGTCAGTGGTGGTGTCCAGAACGGCCCTCTCTTGCCCAATCTCTCCAAGCCTCACAAACCCACTCCTCCATTCACTACTCCCTTCTTGAGATCAGGGCCtaatgtttcttctttttctttgaagcATGAGAGGGCAGTGAGCAATTCCGTTGTTTCTGTTAGGGCCCCGTTTAGGGTTTCGGCCTCTGTCGCCACTAAGGAGAAGCCGTCGACGGCGCCAGAGATTGTCCTGCAACCCATTAAAGAGATCTCCGGCACCATCACGTTGCCGGGTTCCAAATCCCTTTCCAATCGGATTCTGCTTCTTGCTGCTCTCTCTGAG GGAACTACTGTTGTGGACAATTTGTTGAATAGTGAAGATGTCCATTACATGCTCGGAGCActgagaacccttgggctacaAGTGGAAGAGcaaagtgaaaataaaagagTTATTGTGCAAGGTTGTGGGGGCCAATTTCCAGTGGGTAATGGATCAGTAGGCGAAGTCCAACTTTTCCTAAGAAATGCTGGAACAGCAATGCGTCCATTGACAGCTGCAGTTACAGCTGCTGGTGGAAATGCAAG tttttaa